The Acidithiobacillus ferrooxidans ATCC 23270 genomic interval AAAACGGGAAGGTGCAGCGCTTGCGCCAGAGCCTGGTGGCCGGGCGCGGCATTACGCAAACCGACCGGGAACCAGTTGGCGGCGCGCAATACCTCCAGGATTTCGGGCAAAGCCAAAGGCGCTTCTTCGGGTATGGCACTCAGATCCAGGACCACCGGTGCATGGCGATGGAAATCGGCGGCCGCTGGGTGGCGACGATGCTCTTCGGCGATGCGTTGGGCGAGCTGCTGTGGATTATTGCTTTCCAGATGGAGGATGGAGAGGGTGAAAACGCCCCCTGACACGCGTAGGGGTGCGCTGGATTCCGTGCCGGGGGAGCGGGGGTTAGCCATGTTTCACGTGAAACATCGGCGCGCATCGCTTCATGAGCGTCGCAGCAAAGGGCGCTTGTCGCCCTTGCCATTCCAGGTTTCCGCATCCGGCAAAGCCGCTTTTTTACGGAGGATGACCGGCCAGTCTCGGGCAAGCTCCGCGTTGATGGCGGTAAAGTCGCGCTGATCGGGCGGTACCTCGTCGTCTGCGAAGATCGCGTCGGCCGGGCACTCGGGCACGCAGGCAGCGCAGTCTATACACTCAACGGGATCGATGACGAGAAAGTTCGGCCCTTCGTGGAAGCACTCCACCGGGCAGACCTCCGCGCAATCGGTATATTTACACTGGATACAGTTTTCGGTAACGACGTAGGTCATGAATCGCTGGCACCTTTCGCGGCGCGTTTACGGGATGGGGAGGTCTTGCCTTCGCCGGCTGACGGGCCCCTGGCTTTGGAAGCGGCGGGTTTTTTTGCCGCGGCGCTCGTCGTTTTGGCTTTCGCGGTTTTTTGGGCGGCAACCGCCGTGGCTTCCGTGGCCGGTTTTTTGGCCGTTTTCGCTGTGGTTTTGCGGGCGGGAGCAGCCTTCTTGGCCGGGGGCGCGCGCTTTTCGCGGGGCGGCGGCGGGCTGTATCCGGGCAGCAGGGCGGCGATTTCCGCGTCGCTGGCGTTTGCCGGGAAGTGGAAAGCACATTCGCTCTGCGGGCAGGCAAGCTGCTCTCCCAGCCGCTTGCCGCTTTTCTCGATCATGATGGGCCAGCCGCAACGCGGACAGGGCCGTGCCACCGGTGGTCCCCAGACGGCGTAAGTGCATTTGGGGTAGGTATTGCAGGAATAAAAAACCTTGCCGTAGCGGCTGCGTTTTTCGACCAGTTCGCCCTCACCGCACTGGGGACAGGTGACGCCCGATGACTTGGGCTGGGTCAGTGGTTCGATATGTTTACATTCCGGATAGCCGCTGCAGGAGATGAAACGCCCATAACGCCCGGTTTTGTACACCAACGGCTTGCCACAATCGGGACAATCGCGGCCTACGGGTTCGGCGGGTTCGCGCGGCCCGTCTACCGGACGGGTATAGTTGCATTCGGGATAACCGGAACAGGCCACGAAACGCCCATGGCGCCCGAGGCGCAGGAATAAGGGCTTGCCACATTGGGGGCAGGCTTCCTCCAGCGCCTCACTGGTCGCTTCGGCGCGGCTGACGTTGGCTTTTTCGTCGAGCAGCGCGCGGAAGGGGCTCCAGAACGCACTGAGGACGGGTTGCCATTGCTTTTCGCCGCGGGAGACGGCGTCCAGTTCATCTTCCATGCTGGCGGTGAAGCCGTAGTCCACATATCGTTCAAAGTGGTTGATCAGGAACCGGCCGACTACCCGGCCGAGGTCGGTAGGATGGAATCGGCGCTGCTCGACGGCGACGTATTCGCGGTTCTGCAGAGTCTGAATGATGCTGGCGTAGGTGGATGGTCGGCCGATACCGTGGGCTTCCAGGGTTTTGACCAGGGTGGCGTCGCTGTAACGAGGAGGGGGCTCGGTAAAGTGCTGTTCGGGATCGATGCCGAGCACCAGAGGTTCATCGCCGACATCGAGGGGCGGCAGGATGCGGTTGCTCTCATCCTCGTCGCCGTCGTCCTTGCCTTCCTGATAGACGGCCATGAAGCCGGGAAAGGTCACCGTGGAGCCGTTGGCGCGCAGGGTCCAGTGTGTCCCGGCATCCATATCCACGGCGACGAGATCGAGGCGGGCCGGCGCCATCTGGCAGGCAATGCTGCGCTTCCAGACCAGATCGTACAGGCGCCAGAGATCGCGTTCCAGCACCCCCTGGAGGGATTCCGGGGTGCGCGCGATGTCCGTAGGACGGATGGCTTCGTGCGCTTCCTGGGCGTTCTTGGTTTTGGTCTTGTAGCGGCGCGGCGTCTCGGGGACAAATTCGCTGCCGTAGTAGCCATCGATAAAAGTACGGATCGAGGCAATGGCCTCCTCGGCGAGATTGACGGCATCGGTACGCATATAACTGATGAGGCCCACGGTCTCGTTGCCGATATTGATGCCTTCATAAAGCTGTTGGGCAACGCGCATGGTCCGGCTGGCGTTGAAGCCGAGCTTGCGCGACGCTTCCTGCTGCAGAGTGGAGGTGGTGAAGGGCGCGGCCGGCTGGCGTTGCCGGCTTTTGCGCTCCACTTCCCGGACCCGCAGTGCCTGGCGACCGAGGTCGTCTTCCATGCCGCTACGAATGGCCTGGGCCTGGTCACCGTCGGCGATGTCGAACTGTTCGAGCTTTTTATTCTGCCAGTGGGTCAGGCGGCCGGTGAACGCGCTGCCCGCGTGTTGCAGGCGGCTGGCGATGGTCCAGTATTCGCGGCTGACGAAGGCCTCGATTTCGTTTTCGCGCTCACAGATCAGGCGCAGGGCGGCACTTTGTACCCGTCCCGCGGAGAGCCCCGGACGCACCTTGCGCCAGAGCAGCGGTGACAGGTTGAAGCCCACCAGATAATCGAGGGCGCGGCGCGCCTGCTGGGCGTTGACCAGATCCATGGCGATTTCGCGGGGATGGGCAATGGCCTCCTGCACGGCTTTTTTGGTGATTTCATGAAAGACCACGCGTTGCGTCGGCTTGTCGCCGAGCAGCTGGCGTTCGCGCAAGAGCTCCACCAGGTGCCAGGAGATGGCCTCGCCTTCGCGATCCGGATCGGTGGCGAGCCATAGTTTATCGGCACCGCGCAGGGCCTTGGCGATGGCGTCCACATGGCGCTCGTTGCGCTCGATGGGGGTGTAGCGCATGGCGAAATCATGCTCCGTATCCACGGCGCCCTCTTTGGGCTGCAGATCACGGACATGGCCGTAGGACGCAAGGACCTGAAAATCGTCCCCCAGATATTTCTGGATGGTCTTGGCTTTTGCCGGTGATTCTACGATAACGAGCTGGTGTGCCATGGGTCAGTGGAGAATCCGTGCGCCGTCATTGCCCAGCAGGGCATCGACCCAGAAGGCCTCGGGACCGGGGTCGTTGGCCATCACCATGAAGGTCACCCAGTCGAGGGTTTCGAGATCGGTGTCGTCCAGTTCCAGGGCGAGCAGGCGATCGATAATGCGTTCACGCATGGCGCCGTTGATGACACCAAGCCGCTCCCAGTCGTGTAACTGCCCGCGGGCGGCCACCGAAAGACTTTGCTGTTCGTAGGGATGGTAGGCGCGCAGAGAGCGGGGGCTGGTCGCCTCTTGCTCCTCTACCGCAAAGCCTTCCATCCAGTCGAGGGCACGCTGAATATCGCCGTCGGCAAAACCGACAGCACGCAAATGCTCTTCAACCATGTCGTCGTTGTCGTCTTCGTCGAGATGGTCGAGCAAATAACTGATGATATCTATGACGTCTTCCATACCTTGGCCTTAGGAAACAGGTGGGAGGCGACAGAAACGGCCGCCGGGACAGGCCGCGAGGTAACCTTGTAATTCCATGTCCAAGAGGATGGCCGAAAGCTCGGTCAGCGTCAATCCGCAGCGGTTGGCGATCTGTTCCGGGGCGAGGGGGTCGAAATCCATGGCGGCCCAGACTCTGGCCTGGGCCGGATCTTCCGGCTGCCAGTCTGCTGCGGGTGCCATCGCCTGAGCGTTCCGCAACACGGCGTACAGGGGACCGAGTTCGCTGAGCACGTCCTCGGCACTCTCGACCAGTTTGGCGCCGTCGCGGATGAGGCGGTGCGGGCCGCGCGACAGCGGCGAGTGGATGGAGCCGGGGATGGCAAAAACTTCGCGGCCCTGGTCCATCGCCAGACGGGCGGTGATCAGTGAGCCGCTGCCCTCAGCGGCCTCGACCACCAGTACACCCAGGCTGAGGCCGCTGATGATGCGGTTGCGGCGGGGGAAGAGGCCACTGCGCGGGCCGGTATCGGGGGGCTGTTCGCTGAGGATGAGACCCTGTCCGGCAATCTGGCGGGCAAGCTGCAGGTGGCTGCGCGGGTAGATGAGATCGGCGCCGGTCCCGAGCACGGCGACGGTGCCGCTGTTCAGCGCGCCGCGATGGGCGGCGGCATCGATGCCGAGGGCCAGACCGCTGCTGATGATCAGGCCCGCCTCGCCCAGATTTCTGGCGAAGGCTTCGGCCGTCGCGACACCGCTCGCGGTGGGGCTGCGGCTGCCGACGATCGCCAGCATGGCCTGGTTCAGGCAGGCGCGCTGTCCGCGTAAATAGAGCAGCAGGGGCGGGTCGGAGATATGGCGTAGCAACGGCGGGTAGTCGCTGTCCGTCCAGCGACAGAGGTCGGTATCGGGACTTTCCAGCCAGCGCCGGTCTGCGGGCGTGAGAACGTCCTCGGGCGCCTTCTGCAGAGCGGCGATTTGCGCCGCCTGCAAACCAAGGCCCTGCAGGGCGCCGGCACCGGTTTGAAAACAGCGATCCACCGCACCGAAGCGCTCCAGAAGGGCACGTTGGCGGATCGGGCCGAGGCCGGCGATCCGACCGAGGGCGAGCCAGGCCCGGTCGGTCACCCGTTCCCTGCGGAGCTGTCGCTGGCCGTTACGGGACTCGGACTGGCCAGATGGTCACCTACCTGGATGCCACGCGTCGCCGTGGTAATCACCGCGTAGGAGACGGTGGGAAAGACCCGGAACAGCATCACACTGCCCACCTTCTGGGGTGGCAGGGCGAAGGTTTTGCCGGTCACGGCATTTTTCGTCGTTTCCGCGGCTCTTTCAATCTGTAGTACGTTGCCGTCGCGTAGACCGTCTTCCCGGCCCTGGTCCACGATAACCACCTGACCCACCATGATTTCGGGATAATCACTCATCTTGGCGATGATGTGAGCCTTCACCGGGTGGGAGGGGGCGCTGGGGAAGTAGTGGGGTACAACGCTCTTCGTGGCGGGTATCAGCCGGTCGCCCAGCGAGATTTCCTTCAGGGCGTTGGTGATTTCCATGGCGGCGTGGGCGCCATTGCGACGCACGACGGCGCTGCCCAGATCGCGGAGTGCATAACCGACGGCATTTTTGCGGCCGGGACGATAGAGCTCCGGCCCGAGGGCGACAATCTGGTAATGGGCACCAACGGGCGCATGTGCCAGACCGGAGGCATAGAGTTTGTCGCCGACCGCGTAGACGATATGCTCACTGGCGCTGGCGGCAAGATAAGGCAGTTGGTCGTAAGCCTTCTTGCTGGCGATGACACCGGGGTTGCCGAGAAAAGGCATGACCTCGCCGCGTGCGACCGTGGGCAGGGGCTCCGCGGTCATTTGAGGATGCAGCGCGATCACACGGAGTTCCGGCTGGCCGCCCGGCCCGCGGGTGATCACGACGCGGTCGCCCGGATAGATCAGGTTGGGGTTTTTGATGTAGGTATTCCGGTGCCATAGCCGCGGCCATTCCCAAGGGTTTTTGAGAAAATGTGCGGCAATACCCCAGAGGGTATCTCCACGTTTGACGGTGTAGCTGTGCGCAGTGCGCAACAGTGTGCCGGACGGCGCCGCCTGCGCCATTACCGGGGCCATGGCGCAGAGGCCGAGACAAAATAGGGTGTTGCGCCAGATGTTCTTCTGCATGAATGATCTCCGCCGGACTTCCGCAGGGCATAGTATTAGTTCAAGATACGATTTTTGCCGGATTGCAATAATTGGTGACGAAATGCCCCTTTTGAAGATACTGGAGATTCCTGACGCACGCCTCAAGGACGTGGCTCGACCCATAGCCAGGGTGGACAAACAGATTCAGCAGCTTGCCGACGATATGGCGGAGACCATGTATGATGCCCCGGGTATCGGTCTCGCCGCGCCACAGGTGGCCGCTGGCCACCGGCTGATTGTCGTGGATGTTTCGGAAAATCGCAACGATCTGCTGACCCTGCTGAATCCGGAAATCATCGCGCGCACCGGTGAGGAGGAGATGAAGGAGGGTTGTCTGTCGGTGCCAGGGGTGCTGGAAACGGTGCGCCGCGCCGAAAAGGTGACGGTACGCGCCACCACGGTACAGGGCAAAACCGTTGAATTGGAGGCCGACGGTCTGCTGGCGGTTTGCCTGCAGCACGAGATCGACCATCTCGACGGCACGCTTTTTATCGACCATCTGTCCCGCCTCAAGCAAAGTCTGATTCGCCGTAAGGCGGAAAAAAGGGTGCGGCTCGGTGACTGAAAAACAGCGCATTGTTTTTGCCGGGACACCGGAGTTTGCACGCATCACCCTCGCCGAACTGCGGCAAGGTCCGGAAGCCGTCGTCGGAGTGTTTACACAGCCGGATCGCCCGGCGGGCCGAGGGCGGACGTTGCAAGCCAGCCCGGTCAAGCAGGAGGCTCTGGCCGCAGGCATTCCTGTTTTTCAGCCGGAATCCTGTAAAACGGGCGAGGCCCTGGAATTGCTCCGGAGCCTGGCGCCGGATCTGCTGATCGTCGTGGCCTACGGTCAGATTCTTCCTCAAGCGATACTGGCCTTGCCGACGCGCGGCGCCATCAACGTGCATGCCAGCCTTCTGCCGGCCTGGCGCGGCGCGGCGCCTATCGCCCGGGCCATCGCGGCGGGCGACAAAGAAAGCGGTGTCGCCATCATGCAGATGGAGGCCGGGCTCGACTCCGGCCCGGTGCTATGGGAGGAGCGCCTGCCCATCGCAGCTGACGACACGGCGGCCAGCCTGCACGACCGTTTGGCACGGTTGGGTGGCAAGGCTTTGCGTCACGTCCTGGACGATCTCTGGGCGGAGCGGCTCAAACCCGTACCTCAGGACCCCGCGCTGGTGACCTATGCCCACAAGCTGAAGAAGGAGGAGGCCCTGCTCGACTGGCGGCTTCCTGCAGCGACGCTGGAGCGTCTGGTGCGGGCGTTCAATCCCAGTCCGGTCGCCCATACGCTTTTTCGCGACAAGGGCCTGCGGGTCTGGCAGGCGCGGGTGCTGGGCGCCGGAGGTGATCAGGCGCCCGGCAGCATCAGCGCCGTGGAAAAGGACGGGGTGGTGGTGACCTGTGGTGAGGATCGATTGCAGTTGCTGGCGGTTCAGCCTGCAGGTAAGGGAGTGCTCAGTGGCAGTGACTTCGCCCGCGGTTATCGCCCACAGGTCGGTGAAGTACTGGGATGAAGGAAATGCGAACAGGCATTGAACGGGCAAAAAGCACATCGGGTGGGGCCGTGCGCAAGGCCGCCATTACCGTATTGCGCGGTGTGGATAGCGGACAGACGGTGGATGCCGCGCTGCTGCCGGTTTCGTTGACCGGTACGGATCGGGCGACCTTGCAATGGTTGGTTCTGGGTACGCTGCGCGAATTTCTGTCCGTACAGGCCCTTTCCGCAAAATTGTTGCGCAAGCCGTGGCGCGAGGAGGATGCCGATCTCGGCTTTCTGCTCAGTCTGGCCCTTTTCGAGTTACGCCACGGCCAACGACCCGCCTTTGCAGTGGTCAATGACTGGGTGGAGATGACAGAGGCCGTCAAAAAACCGTGGGCGCGCGGCCTGATGAATGCCGTCCTGCGCCGTTATCTGCGAGAGCGTGAGGTTTTGGATACAGCGCTGGTCGATCGCGATCTCGGGCATCCGGCCTGGTTGGCGGCGCGCTTGCGCGCGGCCTATCCGCAGGACTGGCCGGCCATTGCCGCAGCCAATAACAGCGCGCCGCCCCTCTGGCTGCGGGTGAATACGCAGCGGGTGGACCCCGGTGCATATCGGCGGTTGCTGGCGGAACAGGGCCGTGAGGCCGAGGGCGTGACGTGGAGTGCGGCGGCCTTGTGCCTGCCCGCCAGTGTGCCGGTAGCGACCCTGCCGGGCTGGGATGCCGGCTGGGTGGCGGTGCAGGACGGCGCGGCACAACTGGCGGCCCACATTCTCGCGCCCCGGGAGGGGGAGCGAATTCTGGATGCCTGTGCGGCACCCGGCGGCAAAACGGCGCACCTGTGGGCATTGGGGGCTACGCGCCTGGATGCCCTGGACCGCTCCGCGGAACGCCTGAACCGGGTGCGTGAAACTCTGGAAAGACAAGGAGGCGAGGTGCATTTGCAGGCGGCCGATGCGGCGGAAACCGCCACTTGGTGGAATGGTGAGACCTATGACGCCATTCTCCTGGATGCACCCTGTACCGGCACCGGGGTCATTCGCCGCCATCCCGATATTCGTCTGCGCCGCCAACCGGAAGATGTGGCCGAAGCGGTGGCGCAACAGGCGCGTCTGCTGGAAGGGTTGTGGCCTTGTCTGCGCCCCGGCGGTCGGTTGCTCTATGCCACCTGCTCGGTATTGCCCGAGGAGAACGAAGAACAGATCGCCGCCTTTGTTCAGCGGCATTCCGATGCGCGCCGCATGGCGCATCCGCTGACCGGGCAACGCCTGCCCGGCCAGGAAGATATGGATGGTTTTTACTATGCCTTGCTGGAGAAGGACGCATGCGCCTGAGCAGCGCGTTGGGCTTGTCGGTCGGCAGAAGCAGGCAGCGGCTGTTGGTCGTCATACTGCTCGGGCTGGGCGGTATTTTTTGCGCAACCGGGGCGGCAGTGGCTGGTCCGGCGTTTCACGTGGAACGTGTGCGGGTAATCCCCCATGCGAATGCTGTTGAAATCGATGCCAGCGTGCAGTTGGGCAAGGAAGCGCTCCTGCAGCAGGTGCTCGACCAGGGGCAGACGCTGACTTGGGTTGTGGAGGCGGAGTGGCGGGAACCCGAGCCCTTCTCCTTCATTCCCGGTATCGGCGTTCATGCACGCCGGGAACAGCGCTGGCACATCCGTTATTATCCTTTGACAAACCAATATGCCATTGAGGATCAGCAGGGCGTGCTCACCTTGTACGCGCAGTGGAGTGAGGTCGTCACGGCGCTGAGCCGGGTGCGGAACTTCGTGCTCCCGCTGGCTCACGGCGCCGCGCGGGGTGAGGTGGCGTTGCGGGTGTATGTCGATAGTCAGGCCTTACCTTTGCCGTTGCGTTTGCGATCTTTGCTGGACCACTGGAAACTGGAGTCCCCATGGACCGTCGTACCCCTTCCCCGTTGAAAAACTGGTTGCGTGCCCTGAGCACCGGAACCACAGGGGAGCAGCTGCGGGTGGGACCGCGCTGGGACGCCGTTCTGCTCCTGCTCGCCATTGTGGCCTTTTTGGGGATCAACTTTTTCACCAGCGCCGGGGGGCCGCTGAGCCATTATTTCGTGCCCATGCTGGTGATTTCGGCGGGGATCGTCCTCTTTCTGCTCTCCCTGGTACTGATCTCGGTGGTGGCGCTGCTGTTGCGACTGCGGCGAGGCGAGGTGGGCAGTCAACTGGCTACCCGCCTGGTGGTCATCATCACTCTGCTCAGTTTTTTGCCGGCAGCCGTCGTTTTCGGTTTTTCCTGGCAGTATCTGAATCGGGGCGTGGACTCGTGGTTCAGCAGCGCTGTGCAGAGTGCGCTGGATCAGGCCCTGAATGTGGCCAAGGCGGGCGTGGATCGCTACCGCAATTCCACGTTGCTGGCGGCGGAAAGCATTGCCCAGGCGCTGGTGGGGGAGTCGGACAGCAGCGCCGTAATCACCGTGATTGCCCTGCGCGATCAGTATCGCCTGAGCAGCGTAACCCTTTTCTCCAGCGACAACCGGATCATCGCCACCAGCAGTGATAACCTCAGTCTGGCCCCGCGTGTGCCGCGCCGGGAAATTCTCGCCATGGAAGAGGGCCATCCGACCGCCACCATCGAGCCGGAACCCAAGGGCGGCCTGCTGGTAAAGGTGCTGATCCCGGTGCTGAGCCCACACCTGGGGGAAAGCAACCGCATGCTTTATGTGGAGCAACCCATCCCCGAGCAACTGACTCGGGCCGCAGAGGCGGTGCAGGTGGCATATACCCGGTATCACCAGTTGATGCTGATGCGCGAACCGATGAAAACGGCCTTTCAGCTCAGCCTGGCGGTGGCCTTGCTGCTGGCTGTGCTGTCGGCGGTGTGGATGGGTTTGCATCTGGCGCGACGACTGACCGCGCCCATCGCGCGTCTGGCGGCGGGAACCCAGGCGGTGGCACGTGGGGAGTTCATTCCCTTGCAGACAGTGGCGAGTCACGACGAGCTGGGCGTCCTGATACATTCGTTCAACAATATGACCCGACAACTGGCGCGGGCCAAGCAGCAGGCGGCGGCGGCCCAGGAGCAGGCGGAGCAGCGGCGGTTGTATCTGGAGACCGTGCTCGGCCAGATTTCCAGCGGCATCCTGACCTTCGATGGCGAAAATCGTTTGGCCGAAGTCAACGCTGCGGCGACCCATATCCTTCAGGAGGATCTGCTCAGAGGCAGCGCCCTGGAAGGCCTGCATGACGGCACCGCGCTGGAACCCCTGTGGAAACTGGTGGCGGATTGGGTGGAACATCCTCGTAACGGGATGCAGAAAGAGTTGCAGATCGAGCGCTCCGACGGGCCGCAGACCATTATCGTGCATGGCGCGCATTTTGCGGATGACGCCGGTAGTCGGGGTTTCGTCCTGGTTTTCGATGACATCAGTACGCTGGTCGCCGCCCAACGCAGCGCCGCCTGGAGTGAAGTGGCGCGGCGTCTGGCCCACGAGATCAAGAACCCGCTCACCCCCATTCAGCTCTCCGCCGAGCGGCTGCGGCGCAAATATCTGGAACGCCTTGGCGACGAGGGGGAGACCCTGGATCGTGCCACCCGCACCATCATCCATCAGGTGGACGCCCTCAAGGTGATGGTGGATGCCTTCTCGGAGTACGCCCGGCAGCCGCAACTGGAGTTGCGCCCGCTCGATCTCAACACGCTGATTCTGGACGTGCTCGACCTGTATCGTGGGCAAGAGAGCGGAGTGGAGATTCGGGCGGAGCTGGGTGCGGGCCTGCCCCCCCTGCGGGCCGATGTGCATCGCCTGCGCCAAATCCTCAATAATCTTCTGCGCAATGCCCTTGACGCCTTACAGGGTGGCGTAGAATCCACTGATGGTAAGCATATTCTGATTCGCACCCGTTTGACGGACGCCGGCCCCACAAAGATGCTAGAGTTGAGTGTGTTGGATGACGGGCCCGGCTTCCCGGTCGAGTTGCTGGCGCGGGTTTTTGAGCCCTACGTCAGCACCAAGGTGAAGGGTTCCGGGCTGGGTCTCGCCATCGTCCGGCGTATCGTTGAGGAGCACGGCGGGCAGATTATCGCCGATAATCAGGGTTTGCAGGGCGGTGCGCGTATCGTTATTGATTTTCCGTTAGGTTGAGACAGGTGTTCAGGAGGCGGCATGGAAGATGCACGATTGAATATTCTGGTGGTAGATGACGAACCCGATATCTGCGCGACCCTGGCAGAAATTCTGGAGGACGAAGGCTACGGCGTGCATACCGCCGGTAGTGCGGAAGCGGCCGAAGTGCTGTTGCGCGAGCAGATGGTGGACCTCGTACTCCTCGATATCTGGATGCCGGGTGAGGATGGCGTCAGCCTCTTGCGACGCTGGGCCGAAACGGGTCTGGCGCAGCCGGTGGTGATGATGTCCGGGCACGCCACCATCGAAACGGCGGTGCAGGCGACCAAGCTGGGCGCCTATGACTTCATCGAAAAGCCACTGTCGTTGGACAAGACCCTGCTTACCGTCACCCATGCCCTGGAATCCAGCCGCTTGCAGCGCGAGAACCGGGATCTGCGTGCGCAGGCGGGTTGGGTGGAGCGACCGAGCGGTGACAGTCCGGCCATCCGCCAGTTCCGCGAACAGTTGCAGCGGGTGGCGGCGGTGGATTCCTGGGCCTTGCTGCTGGGCGAGCCGGGCAGCGGCAAGGAAGTGGCCGCGCGTTATCTGCACCGACGAAGCCGGCGGGCACAGGGGCCTTTCGTGGATCTGCGTGCCGCCGCCATCGCCCGCCCCAATGTGGCGGTCGAACTGTTCGGCAGCGAGGAGCATGGCAAGCTGACCCGCGGGCGTCTGGAAGTCGCCCATGGCGGCACGCTCTTCATCGACGAAATTGCCGATATGGATCTGGAAACTCAGGCGCGCCTGTTCTCGGCACTGCAGGAGCGGCGCATCATCCGGGTGGGCGGGACGACGCCCGTGCCCGTGGATGTGCGCGTTATCGCCGGGAGTGCGCAGGATCTGGCGCACGCGGTGCAGAGCGGGCAATTTCGCAGCGATCTCTACTACCGTCTCAGCGCCCTGCCCCTGAAGGTGCCGCCGCTGTCGGCGCGGAGTGTGGATATTCCGGTGCTCATAGAAGAGTTCGTACGCTTTTATGGCGCTCGCGATGGTCTGGCGCCGCGCCGTTTTGCCCCGGAAACCCTGGAGGTGCTGCGGCATTATCCATGGCCGGGCAATATCCGGGAATTGCAGAACCTGGTGGAACGCCTGCTGATTCTGGCGGAAGGCCCGGAGATCAGCGCGGAAGAGGTGGAGGGCGCCCTGGGACTGGATAATCGTCTCGTCCTCGCCAACAGCAATTTCGACGGGGAAGATTTCGGCGGTACCCTGAAGCGCGCGCGGGAGCGCTTCGAGCGCGCCTTCCTGGAGTACCATCTGGCGCGTAACGAGTGGAATATCGCGCGGACGGCGGAAGTGGTAGGGCTGGAGCGCACACATCTCTATCGCAAGCTGAAGAACCTGAGTATCGCCCTGAAGGGCGAGCGGCGGGCGGGCGAGGATGGGGATGAGGGGGAGGGGTGATCAGTAAGCGCGGTAAACCGCTTGTCAAAACGGTGCCTATCACCGATGAAACGCGGAATAGTATGTTTGGATATATGAAAGGTAGCGTCACCATTCACGGAGATATTGTAGCCCCATCGGGCGAAGTCTGGTCTGCGGAAAGTGGTGATGAAGACCATTTCTATGCAGGCTTGCGACCCCGCGAGAACGATTAAACAACCTTTCTATCGCCATGATCCTCTGCGCCTGGAAACGCTGGCCGCCATACTGGACGCTGTGCCCGCGCATCGTGGCATCCGTCGTGAGGTGCTGTTGGATTTGCTGTTTGAGAGATGACGGGGCTGATCATGGTAGCCACCGAATATCCGGCCGAACACATGTGTGCAGTCCATCC includes:
- a CDS encoding sigma-54-dependent transcriptional regulator, whose translation is MEDARLNILVVDDEPDICATLAEILEDEGYGVHTAGSAEAAEVLLREQMVDLVLLDIWMPGEDGVSLLRRWAETGLAQPVVMMSGHATIETAVQATKLGAYDFIEKPLSLDKTLLTVTHALESSRLQRENRDLRAQAGWVERPSGDSPAIRQFREQLQRVAAVDSWALLLGEPGSGKEVAARYLHRRSRRAQGPFVDLRAAAIARPNVAVELFGSEEHGKLTRGRLEVAHGGTLFIDEIADMDLETQARLFSALQERRIIRVGGTTPVPVDVRVIAGSAQDLAHAVQSGQFRSDLYYRLSALPLKVPPLSARSVDIPVLIEEFVRFYGARDGLAPRRFAPETLEVLRHYPWPGNIRELQNLVERLLILAEGPEISAEEVEGALGLDNRLVLANSNFDGEDFGGTLKRARERFERAFLEYHLARNEWNIARTAEVVGLERTHLYRKLKNLSIALKGERRAGEDGDEGEG
- a CDS encoding DUF4390 domain-containing protein, producing the protein MRLSSALGLSVGRSRQRLLVVILLGLGGIFCATGAAVAGPAFHVERVRVIPHANAVEIDASVQLGKEALLQQVLDQGQTLTWVVEAEWREPEPFSFIPGIGVHARREQRWHIRYYPLTNQYAIEDQQGVLTLYAQWSEVVTALSRVRNFVLPLAHGAARGEVALRVYVDSQALPLPLRLRSLLDHWKLESPWTVVPLPR
- a CDS encoding sensor histidine kinase; this translates as MDRRTPSPLKNWLRALSTGTTGEQLRVGPRWDAVLLLLAIVAFLGINFFTSAGGPLSHYFVPMLVISAGIVLFLLSLVLISVVALLLRLRRGEVGSQLATRLVVIITLLSFLPAAVVFGFSWQYLNRGVDSWFSSAVQSALDQALNVAKAGVDRYRNSTLLAAESIAQALVGESDSSAVITVIALRDQYRLSSVTLFSSDNRIIATSSDNLSLAPRVPRREILAMEEGHPTATIEPEPKGGLLVKVLIPVLSPHLGESNRMLYVEQPIPEQLTRAAEAVQVAYTRYHQLMLMREPMKTAFQLSLAVALLLAVLSAVWMGLHLARRLTAPIARLAAGTQAVARGEFIPLQTVASHDELGVLIHSFNNMTRQLARAKQQAAAAQEQAEQRRLYLETVLGQISSGILTFDGENRLAEVNAAATHILQEDLLRGSALEGLHDGTALEPLWKLVADWVEHPRNGMQKELQIERSDGPQTIIVHGAHFADDAGSRGFVLVFDDISTLVAAQRSAAWSEVARRLAHEIKNPLTPIQLSAERLRRKYLERLGDEGETLDRATRTIIHQVDALKVMVDAFSEYARQPQLELRPLDLNTLILDVLDLYRGQESGVEIRAELGAGLPPLRADVHRLRQILNNLLRNALDALQGGVESTDGKHILIRTRLTDAGPTKMLELSVLDDGPGFPVELLARVFEPYVSTKVKGSGLGLAIVRRIVEEHGGQIIADNQGLQGGARIVIDFPLG
- the rsmB gene encoding 16S rRNA (cytosine(967)-C(5))-methyltransferase RsmB; its protein translation is MRTGIERAKSTSGGAVRKAAITVLRGVDSGQTVDAALLPVSLTGTDRATLQWLVLGTLREFLSVQALSAKLLRKPWREEDADLGFLLSLALFELRHGQRPAFAVVNDWVEMTEAVKKPWARGLMNAVLRRYLREREVLDTALVDRDLGHPAWLAARLRAAYPQDWPAIAAANNSAPPLWLRVNTQRVDPGAYRRLLAEQGREAEGVTWSAAALCLPASVPVATLPGWDAGWVAVQDGAAQLAAHILAPREGERILDACAAPGGKTAHLWALGATRLDALDRSAERLNRVRETLERQGGEVHLQAADAAETATWWNGETYDAILLDAPCTGTGVIRRHPDIRLRRQPEDVAEAVAQQARLLEGLWPCLRPGGRLLYATCSVLPEENEEQIAAFVQRHSDARRMAHPLTGQRLPGQEDMDGFYYALLEKDACA